GACAGGATCTGGTCGATTTCGTCGTCTTCGTAGACGGGGGCGAATACGTGGACTTCCTTGCCCATTTCTTCCTTGGCGAGCCTCGCCTCGTTCAGGCTGGAGGCTGTTGCGCCAGCAAGGTATTCGCGGATGAGCGGGAAGGATCGCCAAAAGCTGTAACCTTTTAACGCACAAATTATTTTTACATTCCCTCGCTTTTGGATATCGTCCAAAATTTCCATATTACGGCGGAGTCTTGCCTCGTCCAGGACAAAACAGGGGGAGGGAACTTGGGTATAATCGAGCTTTTTTTCGAACATAGCCCAAAGATAGCCTTTTTTTATCCTTTTTCCTACTTTTTTTAATATGCTTTAACTACATTTAAGTCGATGAGAGATTTCATGTACAAGCATATCCTTATTTCGTTTTTGTCCCTGGCGTTCGTAGGAATGCCTTTCGCTCAGACTGCAGCATCTGCTGCTAAGCCTGCTCCCGCTGCTCAGACCGCGCCTGCCGCTCCGGCCAAGACCGTAGCCCCGACGCAACCGTCTGCTACTGCAGCGACTGTCTCTTCTTCGACGTCCCAGGCTCCAGCCAATGCCGCCGCGCGGCCCGCAAACCTTGCGAAGGTGGAATCTCAGGTGGTTGCCGCTCCCCGCGGTGCGACTGCAACGCTCGACGAAATGATCCAGGCGAAGCTCGATTCCATGAACAGGGTTGCCGCTCCGACGGGCCCCCGCAATAGCGACAGTGTCGCCAAGGTTCAGGCCGATAGCGTCCGCAAGCAGATCCAGAGCGGCAAGTACGTCCAGCGTGTGCGTTACGACAAGAGCAACTTCGACCACTGGAATATCGATACGGTCCTCCAGAAGAGGATGAAGGAACAGGTCTTCGGCGTGTGGCGCACTCCGATTATCGCCCACGGCCACGCCTTCCGCGATGCAGAACTTCGTTTCGGCGCAAACGACACCCTCGTGGGTATTACCCGCACCTATTCCGATTCAGGCCGCTACCAGATGACCGGTGAATACACCTTCAAGGCCCGTTACCGTTTCGATAGCGATCAGACTCTCGTGAGCCGCGAAGTGTTCAAGGACCGTCAGGTGGTTCGCTGGGACTATATCACGTTCGAAATCAGCAAGGACTCCCTGCTCTACAACTTGAACAAGCTGGAATTCCGCGACTTGAACGATAACTGGCTCAACGCCCTGCAGGGCTTTGACAATATTCCTGCCGAAATCTACCTGCGCGACCCGAAGGGCTCCGCCGAAATGAAGCAGGAAGCTGAAAAGAACAAGAAGAAATAAGGCGCTCGTGATCGGGGGACGAAATACGTTTCGAATCCTCACGGGATTTGCCTTGTTGCTTCTGCTTTCGGCAACACTCTCTTATTTGACATTGTTTTCAGGGACGGTCGGACTGTCGTGGTCCGACGTTTTTTATGGGGACGGTTCTGTCCTGAACCGTATCTTTTGGGATTTGCGCGTGCCCCGACTGGTGGCGGCGGTCCTAGCCGGTATTTCGCTTGCGGTGTCGGGACTTTCGTTGCAGACCTTATTCAGGAACCCGCTTGCGGGGCCGTTCGTGCTAGGCATCAGTAGCGGCGCAAGTCTGGGGGTCGCCCTTTCGCTGTTGGCCGGATTTAGCTTCGGACATTTCGGGGTGCTTACTTCGGCGGCGGCGGGTGCTTTTGCGGTGACGTTCCTGGTGATGCTGGTGTCGAACCGCTTCCGGAGCTCGACTGTGCTTTTGATCGTGGGACTTCTGGTCGGTTATTTTATTGACGCCCTGGTGAATCTGCTGATTGTCGGGAGCGATGCGGAAGCGCTCAAGGTATTTGTGTCTTGGGGCATGGGTAGTTTTTGCCGGTTGACCTTTGACGGCATCTGGATTTTTGCGATAGCGGTCACCGTAGGGTGCGTGCTGATTGGTGTCTCGATCCGCTACTTGAACGCGATCCGTATGGGTGAAGATTTTGCGAAGGGCTTGGGCGTGAATGTGCGTCTTTACAAGAACCTGGTCTTGTTCGGGGCCTCGCTCCTGGCAGCTTCGTCGACCGCTTTTTGTGGACCGGTTGCCTTTGTGGGAATTGCCGTTCCGCACTTGGCGTTTATGTTGTTCAAAACGGGAAACCACCGCTTGCTTTTGCCGGGTTCTGCCTTGTGCGGCGCTGTTCTTTGCCTTGCGGCTGGGCTCTTCACGATGGTTCCCTTGAATGCCATATTGAGCTTGGTCGGTGTACCTGTGGTGCTGCTGGTCATTACTCGCGGTAGAGGGGCGCGCGGATGAGCCTGCTTGCTTGTGAAAATCTGGTGTTCGGCTATGCCTCCCGATCTGAAAAGAAATCTGGGCTTGTCGACGCATTTGACTTCAACTTGGAAGCCGGTGAGGTGGTTGCCCTGATGGGGGCGAACGGATCGGGCAAAAGTACGTTCCTCAAGACGTTATCCGGGTTTATTCCGCCCCTTGCCGGTAAGGTAAGCCTGTGCGAGAAAACTCAATGGACGTCCCGCGAGCGGGCGCGATTAGTGGCGCTTGTCCGTATGGGACGCATGAACGGTGCTTTTTTTGACCGCATGACGGTGCGGGAGTTTGTTGGGCTTGGCCGCACGCCCTATGCGGGAGTCTTTGATGGGCATAGTGCCGAAGACGAACGCGTCGTTGACGAGTCCCTGGAACTACTGGACCTGAAGGATTTTGCAAACCGCTGGATGTCCGAGTTGAGCGACGGCGAATGTAGTCGCGTTTACCTGGCGATGGCGGTGGCGCAGCAGGTAAAGGTGCTGTTGCTCGATGAACCGAATGCGTTTTTGGATATTCCCCGAAGTCGAAAACTTTTTGTAATGCTGCGGACCTTGGCTAGGGAGCGCGGCATGGGAATTCTTGTGTCAACCCATTCCGTGGAGTATGCCGAACGGTATTGCGACCGGATTATGGTCATTGAAAATGGCCTCGCGCGTTGCGAGGCGGCCGGTGAGGCCCGCGTGAAGGGACTTCTGGACTGGACGGAAAAGTTTTGATTCTCCGATTCCAGGCGACTTAGTATCTGGTAATTTCTTTAATGTCCACGCCTAGGTGATTAAGGCGGTTATAGAGGGCGGTGCGGAAGAGTCCCAGCTTTTGTGCTGCCTCGCGGACAGATCCGTTACATTCGCGGATTTTCTGGATGAGAAATTTCCGTTCCTGCTCCAGTTGCATTTGGCGGAAATTTTCGTAATCGGAAAGCTCCTTGCCCGTCGAGGATTGCTCGGTGGCAGCGGATGTGGCTTGCTTGCTGGATGCTTTTGCCGTGGAATCGCCAATCTGGATGTCTTCGGGGCGGAGAGTGCCTGCGCTGGTGAAGCAGAGTGCGCGCTGGATGACATTTTCCAGTTCGCGGATATTTCCCGGCCAGTCGTATTCCTGTAGCTTGATTAGGGCTTCGGATGAAAGCGAATAATTTTCGCCTGCCGTCTGGTAAGTACGGATAAAGTAATTGGCCAGGTCTTCAATGTCTTCTTTGCGTTCGCGGAGCGGCGAAATCTGCACGGGAATCACGTTGAGGCGGTAGTACAGGTCTTCGCGGAAACGTTTTTCGGCAATTTCCTGTTGCAGGTCCCTGTTGGTTGCCGCGATGATGCGGACGTCAATATGCTTTGTCTTGTTCGCACCGAGGGGACGGATTTCCTTGCTCTGCAAAACGCGCAAGAGTTTGACCTGGGCGTGTAGCGGCATATCCCCGATTTCGTCGAGGAAGATGGCGCCGCCGTCGGCAGCCTCGAATAGGCCGATGCGCTCGTTTTGCGCTCCGGTAAAGGCTCCGCGGGTATGCCCGAAGAGCTCGCTTTCGAAAAGGTTATCCGGAATGGCGCTGCAGTTGACCGTGACGAATTTGTCGTAGACGCAGGCGACCGCCTGCGCAATCAGTTCCTTGCCGACACCCGTTTCACCTTGGATAAGTACGGGACCCGTATGTACGATTGCCCGCTCGACAGTCTTGCGGAG
This genomic stretch from Fibrobacter sp. UWH4 harbors:
- a CDS encoding ABC transporter ATP-binding protein, which gives rise to MSLLACENLVFGYASRSEKKSGLVDAFDFNLEAGEVVALMGANGSGKSTFLKTLSGFIPPLAGKVSLCEKTQWTSRERARLVALVRMGRMNGAFFDRMTVREFVGLGRTPYAGVFDGHSAEDERVVDESLELLDLKDFANRWMSELSDGECSRVYLAMAVAQQVKVLLLDEPNAFLDIPRSRKLFVMLRTLARERGMGILVSTHSVEYAERYCDRIMVIENGLARCEAAGEARVKGLLDWTEKF
- a CDS encoding sigma-54-dependent Fis family transcriptional regulator yields the protein MATISLYAKENATSSFIQDVFSSVDYQLDFFHDAPAANAIPQVALIIWDLDSFPESNLETLTTFREKSPDTLILVYAENPERFSEISNKLYDSVLSVESLKLHLMSRIAKLKEIHNARKIFRERMSHLVGKSPAMQNLRKTVERAIVHTGPVLIQGETGVGKELIAQAVACVYDKFVTVNCSAIPDNLFESELFGHTRGAFTGAQNERIGLFEAADGGAIFLDEIGDMPLHAQVKLLRVLQSKEIRPLGANKTKHIDVRIIAATNRDLQQEIAEKRFREDLYYRLNVIPVQISPLRERKEDIEDLANYFIRTYQTAGENYSLSSEALIKLQEYDWPGNIRELENVIQRALCFTSAGTLRPEDIQIGDSTAKASSKQATSAATEQSSTGKELSDYENFRQMQLEQERKFLIQKIRECNGSVREAAQKLGLFRTALYNRLNHLGVDIKEITRY
- a CDS encoding iron ABC transporter permease; the encoded protein is MLLLLSATLSYLTLFSGTVGLSWSDVFYGDGSVLNRIFWDLRVPRLVAAVLAGISLAVSGLSLQTLFRNPLAGPFVLGISSGASLGVALSLLAGFSFGHFGVLTSAAAGAFAVTFLVMLVSNRFRSSTVLLIVGLLVGYFIDALVNLLIVGSDAEALKVFVSWGMGSFCRLTFDGIWIFAIAVTVGCVLIGVSIRYLNAIRMGEDFAKGLGVNVRLYKNLVLFGASLLAASSTAFCGPVAFVGIAVPHLAFMLFKTGNHRLLLPGSALCGAVLCLAAGLFTMVPLNAILSLVGVPVVLLVITRGRGARG